In Xylocopa sonorina isolate GNS202 chromosome 3, iyXylSono1_principal, whole genome shotgun sequence, one genomic interval encodes:
- the Ptip gene encoding PAX transcription activation domain interacting protein gives MGDIRAGLEELKLDGALFADVKYYVSGEGDPKILNLLQEGGAERSNYFSDFVTHLIAGYDALENDISAAKDIYEIPAVTQNWILYSVKCNKLLPPHYFSPEDTQLFSNVRACVSQVSRADSKSLWAMITLQGGKCQLRLDRYCTHLITGKAAGLKYETAMRHPIQIITPDWVTECCRKGTIISEVEYHPRLLVYPNSSTAMITGFMDEDTENNTAQEEQDRTKAMLEQLKQRMPWNQPSPPVSSNAPHNINTANATVTTIPYAANGQNNVNAQQQHLPRPISTTSLSNASTIASSVSDQNVTQTNWLPQAPQQNNVAQIKSAPPQIQQPELSPQQQQINMQHTLLQQQQQQQQQQQLSQQQQLSQQLTHQQLQQQQYTQQQILNQQQSPQLTSPQQLIGTPQQSLPQQPLMAQQQQQQINSQLPQHQMSSPQQILQQKQLSQHQILSQQQINQQQQHLSQQQQITSQQQITPQPQLVQQVQLTPQQQIVLQQQQQQQQIPTQQQQIGPQQHQLNQQQTPPQQLTSEQRQLILLQQQQQQQQQKIQQISQQLQQSAPQGSQQFVIRDGQLQQQPQNQQLMGPNQQGFIVQRDSHWQQQQYLQLQRQQQQHIGPQRPSGQWPQQPPQPPRQLIQLDAQTHQQLQQMDPQQRAQFIQKIQKQRNLLLQRQMQNRQAQQGAHIAVIRSPGKPVQPGGLQWVQQPRPQMIGPQIAQTPGQKPVHPGVQPPALTPINSSNQVIVQTGQNVQGPQASQPGQTFQQSQPLTPQHIAQLHMQKQQQMARLQQLQHLQQQQQQQQQQQQGAQQEPPLASLSNNAQIPPDQQLVVNAKTKTALANMLTNRLQGSAAEGSAAGQLRLMTAQHRPPPPPSQDPQLLAAYQRRTVGNITNGAPPGTQIKMQYAPVIPQAKAQFYGHNPNLKLPPDLFLLGCIFVIVEYDMQRPNDVSTWKQVIERHGGEVEPQYCTRATHVLAITQKHPTVVQALREGKRCVSAHWLSDVVNRQQVVPPWHALHFPTPFSLTDLPCAKHIVSLSGFEGEERAKVKYMLEALGAKITNYFTRHNTLLVCRRPDGQKYKKAREWQTGVVNTQWLTDLLCGQMNVLHQTENPKYQQYSLSNQFRLDYSLVPHLMAAWKMPINITQESYDKVKQVGQGPNSIRKYKKPRLDGPLLNKDPHLLYLDESITVSNPDPPPPDKQPRILFSGINPRKHAKRIRELGGALAASWRDATHLVMPAPIRTVKLLCCLSRCKYIVTLQWLLDCSARNTFLDESGYMLGDPEFEKNFNCNIEKALASPNRGTVLKGKIFYVTPSVIPSPSTIAEIIDSAGGTMEKTRRSVAQIQELNSNKLNYIIVTHENDLHLLSDVLRANISVFSAEIVLGAVARQYFQAEQV, from the exons ATGGGCGACATAAGGGCCGGCCTCGAGGAATTAAAGCTCGACGGGGCCCTATTCGCCGATGTTAAATACTACGTCAGCGGCGAAGGTGATCCCAAG ATTTTAAATTTACTACAAGAGGGAGGCGCTGAAAGGTCAAATTATTTTAGTGATTTTGTTACACATTTAATAGCAGGCTATGATGCGCTGGAAAATGATATATCCGCAGCAAAGGATATTTATGAGATACCAGCAGTTACACAGAATTGGATTTTATATTCCGTTAAATGCAACAAACTTCTGCC ACCACATTATTTTTCACCTGAAGACACACAGTTATTTTCAAATGTACGAGCATGTGTGTCTCAGGTAAGCCGCGCGGACAGTAAAAGTCTGTGGGCAATGATCACGCTTCAAGGTGGTAAATGTCAATTACGTTTAGATCGATATTGTACTCACTTAATTACCGGGAAAGCTGCTGGTTTGAAATATGAAACTGCGATGAGACATCCTATTCAAATCATAACTCCTGATTGGGTGACAGAGTGTTGTAGAAAGGGAACTATTATTAGCGAGGTGGAATATCATCCAAGGCTTTTAGTATACCCGAATAGTTCTACAGCCATGATTACTGGCTTCATGGATGAAGATACAGAAAATAATACAGCTCAAGAAGAACAGGACAGAACTAAAGCTATGTTAGAGCAACTGAAACAACGGATGCCTTGGAACCAACCAAGTCCACCTGTATCTTCTAATGCGCCGCATAACATCAATACTGCTAATGCAACTGTAACAACAATTCCTTATGCAGCTAATGGACAAAATAATGTTAATGCTCAACAACAGCACCTTCCTCGGCCAATCTCTACAACAAGTTTATCTAACGCTTCCACAATTGCGTCTTCTGTGTCGGATCAAAATGTTACGCAAACAAATTGGTTACCACAAGCTCCTCAGCAGAATAATGTTGCTCAAATAAAGTCCGCACCACCACAAATACAACAACCAGAATTATCTCCGCAACAGCAACAGATAAATATGCAACATACATTActacaacaacagcagcagcagcagcagcaacaacaattaAGTCAGCAGCAGCAATTGTCTCAACAATTGACGCATCAGCAACTGCAACAACAACAATATACCCAGCAGCAGATCTTAAATCAGCAACAGTCTCCGCAGTTAACATCTCCACAACAACTGATAGGAACCCCGCAGCAATCGCTCCCACAACAACCATTAATGgcacaacagcaacaacaacaaataAATTCACAGTTACCTCAGCATCAGATGTCATCGCCTCAGCAAATTTTACAGCAAAAACAACTGAGCCAGCATCAGATACTTTCGCAACAGCAAATAAATCAACAACAGCAACATTTGTCACAACAGCAACAAATTACTTCCCAGCAGCAAATTACTCCACAGCCACAATTAGTGCAACAAGTGCAATTAACACCTCAACAGCAAATAGTtttgcagcagcagcagcaacaacaacaaatcCCTACTCAGCAACAACAAATTGGACCACAACAGCATCAGTTGAATCAGCAACAGACTCCACCGCAACAGCTCACGTCCGAACAGCGGCAGCTAATACTtttgcaacagcaacagcaacaacaacagcagaaaATTCAGCAAATATCTCAACAACTGCAACAATCTGCACCTCAAGGCTCGCAACAGTTCGTTATAAGGGACGGTCAGTTACAGCAACAACCACAGAATCAGCAATTAATGGGTCCGAATCAACAGGGCTTTATCGTACAAAGAGATTCTCATTGGCAACAGCAACAGTACCTACAACTACAAAGGCAACAACAGCAGCACATTGGCCCTCAAAGACCAAGTGGTCAATGGCCTCAACAGCCGCCGCAGCCACCGAGACAATTAATACAATTAGATGCCCAGACGCATCAACAGTTACAACAAATGGATCCGCAACAGAGGGCTCAGTTTATCCAGAAAATTCAGAAGCAAAGAAATCTGTTATTACAAAGGCAAATGCAAAACCGTCAAGCTCAACAAGGAGCGCATATAGCTGTCATAAGGAGTCCGGGTAAACCAGTTCAACCTGGCGGTTTGCAGTGGGTCCAGCAACCACGTCCTCAGATGATAGGACCTCAGATTGCGCAAACCCCTGGCCAAAAGCCCGTTCACCCTGGAGTTCAACCACCAGCGTTAACGCCGATTAATTCTTCCAACCAAGTTATTGTCCAAACAGGACAAAACGTGCAAGGTCCACAAGCCAGTCAACCTGGTCAAACGTTCCAACAAAGTCAACCTCTAACGCCGCAACACATAGCGCAGTTGCATATGCAGAAACAGCAACAAATGGCCAGGTTGCAACAGCTGCAGCATctacagcaacagcagcagcagcaacaacaacagcaacagggTGCGCAGCAAGAGCCACCTTTAGCGTCGTTGTCTAATAACGCTCAGATACCACCGGATCAACAGTTGGTCGTGAATGCGAAGACGAAAACGGCTCTGGCAAACATGTTGACGAACAGATTACAGGGTAGCGCCGCTGAAGGTAGCGCAGCGGGTCAGTTAAGATTAATGACCGCGCAACACAGACCTCCACCACCGCCGTCCCAGGACCCACAGCTCCTTGCAGCATACCAGCGGAGGACCGTTGGAAATATCACAAATGGAGCACCACCCGGGACGCAAATAAAGATGCAATACGCCCCGGTTATACCTCAAGCGAAAGCCCAGTTCTACGGCCACAATCCGAACTTGAAAC TGCCACCAGATCTATTTTTGCTAGGTTGTATATTTGTTATTGTCGAGTACGACATGCAACGTCCGAACGATGTTTCCACGTGGAAACAGGTGATCGAGAGACACGGCGGAGAGGTCGAACCGCAGTATTGCACCCGAGCCACCCACGTGCTCGCAATCACGCAGAAGCACCCGACGGTAGTGCAGGCGCTACGCGAAGGGAAACGTTGCGTTAGCGCCCACTGGCTGTCGGACGTGGTTAACAGACAGCAGGTAGTACCGCCGTGGCACGCGTTGCACTTCCCCACGCCATTCAGCCTGACGGATCTCCCGTGCGCGAAGCACATCGTGTCGTTGTCCGGATTCGAGGGTGAGGAACGGGCGAAAGTGAAGTATATGCTGGAAGCATTAGGAGCAAAGATCACCAATTACTTCACCAGGCACAACACTCTCCTCGTTTGCAGAAG ACCGGATGGTCAAAAGTATAAGAAGGCCCGAGAATGGCAAACAGGAGTGGTGAATACTCAGTGGTTGACGGACTTGTTGTGCGGGCAAATGAACGTGCTTCACCAAACCGAAAATCCAAAATATCAACAGTACAGTTTGAGCAATCAGTTTAGATTGGATTATTCGCTAGTGCCTCATTTAATGg CTGCATGGAAGATGCCAATAAATATTACACAAGAATCGTACGATAAAGTAAAGCAGGTTGGTCAGGGTCCAAATTCGATAAGAAAGTATAAGAAGCCACGATTAGACGGTCCATTGTTGAACAAAGATCCACATTTGTTATACTTGGACGAATCAATAACAGTTAGTAATCCGGACCCACCGCCACCGGATAAACAGCCAAGGATACTGTTTTCTGGCATCAATCCTAGGAAACATGCAAAG AGAATTCGGGAATTAGGTGGTGCGTTAGCAGCCAGTTGGCGAGACGCGACACATCTCGTGATGCCAGCACCGATAAGAACTGTAAAATTGTTGTGTTGTCTGTCACGTTGTAAATATATTGTCACGTTACAGTGGTTACTCGATTGTTCCGCGAGGAACACGTTTCTAGACGAAAGTGGATACATGCTTGGGGATCCGGAGTTCGAGAAGAATTTTAATTGTAATATTGAAAAGGCTCTGGCGAGTCCGAATCGGGGAACAGTACTTAAG GgtaaaatattttatgttaCGCCAAGCGTCATACCATCGCCGTCGACGATAGCAGAAATAATAGATAGCGCGGGCGGGACGATGGAAAAAACACGGCGATCTGTGGCACAGATTCAAGAGTTGAAtagtaataaattaaattatatcaTTGTCACTCATGAAAACGATCTTCATCTTCTTTCTGATGTGTTACGTGCAAATATCA GTGTGTTCAGTGCAGAAATCGTATTAGGGGCAGTTGCACGACAATACTTCCAAGCTGAACAAGTCTAA